A single window of Gossypium hirsutum isolate 1008001.06 chromosome A10, Gossypium_hirsutum_v2.1, whole genome shotgun sequence DNA harbors:
- the LOC107925022 gene encoding negative regulator of systemic acquired resistance SNI1 isoform X3, producing MPKMTVRTLSGVDFLEAVRIASIVPENGTPPTKKMVEAVFQILRAGKSLELIMSSYELLNEIEKRFPRIYVSESSGNGSPELVVIEEAWLPFMVSLDVMSSEKETNRRKLGGLFDPNGFHELITGLAEMAYKTNSQRLDTKFLGNMLLFQYLVNVLEGDFLARISMYKESMNWNFLRECLINMLLASKRVNYRVLMKECLHTICGLYQDYAGIRNEPDSSDEKSSENHNTDVAIALLEVQRTTCMAMQKLIIMIMEIDMSKQQADMLGLTTRSDGLRIPLIEIILDELTYYRKILPRFLQIFNDPKWKLEIIVQYLLKYTAKPVRTRRSNGPSEDSTFLRVLKSFSDSTSVRSIIKKLNVEVIQLLLAHAFLAYMSLTSQQHLPGMPDCNEAVIDSLSLVEISKNVAAAFNSLREADKKIQISSLGKEALFTATMIISTS from the exons GAAAATGGTTGAAGCGGTGTTTCAAATCCTAAGGGCAGGCAAATCTCTagaacttataatgtctagttaTGAGCTTCTGAACGAGATTGAAAAG CGTTTTCCTCGGATTTATGTATCTGAATCATCTGGTAATGGTTCACCTGAGTTGGTTGTGATTGAAGAG GCGTGGTTGCCGTTTATGGTTTCCTTAGATGTTATGTCTAGTGAGAAAGAAACTAATCGAAGAAAGTTGGGTGGACTGTTTGATCCCAAT GGTTTTCATGAATTAATAACAGGCCTTGCTGAAATGGCTTATAAAACAAATTCTCAGAGATTGGATACTAAG TTCTTAGGAAATATGTTACTGTTTCAGTATCTTGTCAATGTTCTTGAAGGAGATTTTTTAGCCCGTATCAGTATGTATAAAG AAAGCATGAACTGGAACTTTTTGAGGGAGTGCTTAATCAACATGCTTCTG GCTTCAAAAAGAGTCAACTACAGGGTTTTAATGAAAGAGTGTTTGCATACAATCTGTGGACTGTACCAAGATTATGCTGGAATTCGTAATGAGCCTGACTCTTCTGATGAAAAATCATCCGAGAATCATAATACTGATGTAGCAATTGCATTACTTGAAGTTCAAAGGACTACTTGTATGGCTATGCAGAAACTTATAATAATG ATTATGGAGATTGACATGTCAAAGCAGCAAGCCGACATGCTAGGTCTAACTACCAGATCGGATGGTCTGAG AATCCCACTGATAGAGATAATCTTGGACGAGCTAACCTATTACAGAAAGATACTTCCCCGATTTCTTCAG ATCTTTAATGACCCTAAATGGAAGCTTGAAATCATTGTGCAGTACTTACTTAAATACACAGCTAAG CCTGTTCGTACTCGGAGATCGAATGGCCCTTCGGAAGATTCTACGTTTCTCAGAGTTTTGAAGTCCTTTTCAGATAGCACCAGCGTAAGAAGCATTATAAAAAAACTCAATGTAGAAGTTATTCAATTGCTTTTGGCGCATGCTTTTCTT GCCTATATGTCCTTGACATCTCAGCAACATCTTCCTGGGATGCCTGATTGCAATGAAGCCGTAATAGACAGCTTGTCTCTTGTGGAAATATCTAAGAACGTAGCTGCTGCTTTCAATAGTCTAAGAGAAGCAGATAA GAAGATTCAGATTTCATCTCTTGGAAAAGAAGCACTATTTACTGCAACAATGATCATTTCGACGTCATAG
- the LOC121208565 gene encoding D-aminoacyl-tRNA deacylase produces the protein MHSVSISPYFASIFCTKNKQKFLLPSLNKHHRNLQIRAMRAVVQRVASASVEVDGRIVSEIGPGLLVLVGIHDSDTESDADYICRKVLNMRLFTNESTGKGWDQNVMQRNYGVLLVSQFTLYGILKGNKPDFHVAMPPQTAKPFYESIVDKFRKAYKPDAVKDGVFGAMMKVSLVNDGPVTMQLDSSQPSKNTTGVAEES, from the exons ATGCACAGTGTTTCAATTTCACCTTACTTTGCCTCCATATTTTGCACAAAAAATAAGCAGAAATTTCTTTTACCATCATTGAACAAGCACCACCGAAACCTACAAATCAGAGCGATGAGAGCCGTGGTCCAAAGGGTCGCTTCTGCTAGCGTCGAG GTCGATGGCCGCATTGTATCGGAAATCGGACCCGGTCTCCTCGTTCTCGTCGGAATCCATGATTCGGACACCGAATCTGATGCCGATTATAT CTGTAGAAAGGTTTTAAACATGAGATTGTTCACTAATGAAAGCACTGGCAAAGGATGGGACCAGAAT GTCATGCAACGTAATTATGGAGTTCTACTAG TGAGTCAGTTTACATTGTATGGAATCTTAAAGGGCAACAAACCAGACTTCCATGTAGCAATGCCACCCCAAACAGCTAAGCCATTCTATGAATCTATAGTTGACAAATTCAGAAAAGCTTATAAACCAGATGCAGTAAAAG ATGGAGTATTTGGAGCAATGATGAAG GTTAGTTTGGTCAACGACGGGCCGGTAACAATGCAGCTCGATTCATCACAACCATCAAA GAATACAACTGGAGTGGCAGAGGAATCCTAA